From a region of the Sulfuriferula plumbiphila genome:
- the carA gene encoding glutamine-hydrolyzing carbamoyl-phosphate synthase small subunit, with the protein MPHAQPAILVLADGSVFRGVAIGAPGITVGEVVFNTAMTGYQEILTDPSYARQIVTLTYPHIGNTGVNAEDVEAAKVHAAGLVIRDLPLLASNFRCTLSLSDYLVAENVVAIADIDTRRLTRILRETGAQSGCIMAGEVDEAEALAQARSFPGLAGMDLAKVVSCSAAYPWEEGEWQLGKGYARPDSMPFHVVAFDYGIKRNILRMLAERGCKLTVLPAQASAQDALALRPDGIFLSNGPGDPEPCDYAIAALSELVTTGIPIFGICLGHQLLALASGARTIKMKFGHHGANHPVKDLDTGRVAITSQNHGFAVDADSLPASLRVTHVSLFDGSLQGFARTDVPAFSFQGHPEASPGPHDVGYLFDRFVAMMQKAHR; encoded by the coding sequence TTGCCGCACGCTCAACCCGCCATTCTGGTGCTTGCCGATGGTTCAGTCTTTCGCGGCGTAGCCATTGGTGCACCAGGCATTACTGTGGGCGAGGTGGTGTTCAACACCGCCATGACCGGCTATCAGGAAATCCTGACCGACCCGTCCTACGCGCGCCAGATCGTCACACTCACCTATCCTCATATCGGCAATACCGGCGTCAACGCGGAAGATGTGGAAGCGGCAAAGGTGCACGCCGCCGGCCTGGTGATACGCGATTTGCCGCTGTTGGCCAGCAACTTCCGCTGCACCTTATCCCTGTCCGATTATCTTGTTGCGGAAAATGTCGTTGCAATCGCCGACATCGACACGCGTCGTCTCACCCGCATCCTGCGTGAGACCGGTGCGCAGTCAGGTTGCATCATGGCGGGTGAGGTGGATGAGGCCGAGGCGCTGGCGCAGGCACGCAGTTTTCCTGGCCTGGCCGGGATGGATCTTGCCAAGGTGGTGAGTTGTAGCGCCGCCTACCCCTGGGAGGAAGGCGAATGGCAGTTGGGCAAAGGCTACGCCAGGCCAGACAGCATGCCGTTCCACGTCGTGGCCTTCGATTATGGCATCAAGCGCAATATCCTGCGCATGTTGGCCGAACGCGGCTGCAAGCTGACTGTGCTGCCCGCGCAGGCCAGCGCGCAAGATGCCCTGGCGCTCAGGCCGGACGGCATTTTCCTGTCCAACGGTCCGGGCGATCCTGAGCCGTGTGATTACGCCATTGCCGCCCTCAGCGAACTGGTGACAACCGGCATCCCGATTTTCGGGATTTGTCTGGGTCACCAGTTGCTGGCGCTGGCTTCCGGCGCCAGGACCATCAAGATGAAATTCGGCCACCACGGCGCCAACCATCCGGTAAAGGACCTCGACACGGGGCGCGTGGCAATTACCAGCCAGAACCACGGTTTTGCGGTGGATGCCGACTCGCTTCCCGCCAGCCTGCGTGTGACCCATGTTTCCCTGTTCGACGGTTCGCTGCAGGGTTTTGCCCGCACCGATGTACCGGCGTTCAGCTTCCAGGGCCACCCCGAAGCCAGCCCTGGCCCCCATGACGTCGGTTATCTGTTCGACCGCTTCGTGGCCATGATGCAGAAAGCCCACCGTTAA
- the dapB gene encoding 4-hydroxy-tetrahydrodipicolinate reductase, with amino-acid sequence MSAAAPIKIVIAGSSGRMGRALLEAVAQAADCVLHGALERTGSPYLGRDAGVLGGSAQVMISDDLATTLAGADALIDFTRPEGTLQHLALCRKLGVNIVIGTTGFSAEQKQAIADAGHDIGVVFAPNMSVGVNLTFKLLEIAATVLNEGYDIEIIEAHHRHKVDAPSGTALRMGEVVAGALGRDLAECAVYGREGVTGERQPSTIGFATVRGGDIVGDHTVMFAGIGERVEITHKASSRMTFAQGALRAARFLSISPAGQYDMQDVLGLR; translated from the coding sequence ATGAGCGCTGCTGCACCGATTAAAATTGTCATCGCGGGCAGTTCCGGGCGTATGGGCCGGGCGCTGCTGGAAGCCGTCGCGCAGGCAGCCGACTGTGTGCTGCATGGTGCGCTGGAACGCACTGGCAGTCCGTATCTTGGCCGCGATGCGGGCGTGCTGGGCGGATCAGCTCAAGTCATGATTAGCGACGACCTGGCAACTACCCTGGCCGGGGCCGATGCGCTGATTGATTTCACCCGCCCCGAAGGCACGCTGCAACACCTGGCGCTATGCCGCAAGCTGGGCGTGAACATCGTTATCGGCACGACCGGTTTCTCTGCCGAGCAAAAACAGGCGATTGCCGACGCCGGGCACGACATTGGCGTGGTATTCGCCCCCAATATGAGCGTGGGCGTGAACCTCACCTTCAAGCTGCTGGAAATCGCTGCCACAGTGCTCAACGAGGGCTATGACATCGAGATCATTGAAGCGCATCATCGCCACAAGGTGGACGCCCCATCCGGCACGGCGCTGCGCATGGGCGAGGTGGTGGCCGGGGCGCTCGGCCGGGATCTGGCGGAATGCGCGGTGTATGGCCGCGAAGGCGTGACCGGCGAGCGCCAGCCTTCCACCATCGGTTTTGCCACGGTACGCGGTGGCGATATCGTCGGCGACCACACGGTGATGTTCGCCGGCATAGGCGAGCGCGTGGAGATTACCCACAAGGCATCCAGCCGCATGACCTTCGCCCAGGGCGCGCTGCGCGCCGCGCGTTTCCTGTCGATTAGCCCCGCCGGGCAGTATGATATGCAGGACGTGCTCGGCCTGCGCTGA
- the fur gene encoding ferric iron uptake transcriptional regulator, which produces MSDPSDLKSIGLKATLPRLKILDLFEGSTKRHLSAEEVYRLLIAEDIDIGLATVYRVLTQFEQAGLLIRHHFDSDKAVYELNSGGHHDHLVCLQCGRVEEFFDEEIERRQKKVAAQRGFTIHDHSLHIYADCTKSACPHKPR; this is translated from the coding sequence ATGAGCGACCCCAGCGATCTGAAAAGCATCGGCCTCAAAGCCACCCTGCCCCGGCTGAAAATCCTCGACCTGTTCGAAGGCTCGACTAAACGCCACCTCAGCGCTGAAGAAGTGTACCGCCTGCTGATTGCCGAAGACATTGACATCGGACTCGCCACGGTTTACCGGGTGCTGACCCAGTTCGAGCAGGCCGGACTGCTGATCCGCCATCATTTCGACAGCGACAAGGCGGTGTACGAGCTCAACAGCGGCGGCCATCACGACCACCTGGTATGCCTGCAGTGCGGGCGCGTGGAAGAATTTTTCGACGAGGAAATCGAGCGCCGCCAGAAAAAAGTCGCCGCGCAGCGCGGTTTTACCATCCACGACCACTCGCTGCATATTTACGCGGATTGCACTAAGAGCGCGTGTCCGCACAAACCCAGATAA
- the recN gene encoding DNA repair protein RecN, protein MLRQLSLRDFVIVDALDIEFEPGFTVLTGETGAGKSILVDALALALGERGDASVVREGALRAEISAEFDCSGLPGLQDWLAESALDDDATCLLRRVVDSNGRSRCFINGRSVTAQQLREAGEFLVDIHGQHAHQSLLKTAAQRDLLDSYGGLQPLVRQVADAYRHWRDLHDRLSALRDNSSGLDAERERLHWLVTDMDTLQFTQAGWDELQAEHRRLANAASLMEGVGLALDVLSEGETAAEQQISAVSARLASLADYDSDLQPARELVESAALQLQEATHSLRRYLDHLEADPARLNEVEARIEQVLDTARKYRVKAEQLPDLLASAQTRLSELGATADPAALEQAARGAREQWLAHAAKLSTERTRAAGKLAASVSLSMQQLALAGGTFEIGLTPLAEGNAHGLEQVEFMVAPHPGTAPKALAKVASGGELSRISLALQTAVSQVAGVPTLIFDEVDVGIGGGVAEIVGTLLKNLAGSRQVLCITHLPQVAACGQQHLQVSKAARDGGVVSHITALDASARVDEIARMLGGVTITETTRKHAAEMLNS, encoded by the coding sequence ATGCTGCGCCAACTCAGCCTGCGTGACTTCGTTATCGTGGACGCGCTCGATATTGAATTCGAGCCGGGTTTCACCGTGCTCACCGGCGAGACCGGCGCGGGTAAATCCATCCTGGTGGACGCGCTGGCGCTGGCGCTGGGCGAACGTGGCGACGCCAGTGTAGTGCGCGAGGGTGCGCTGCGCGCCGAGATCAGCGCCGAGTTCGATTGCAGCGGTTTGCCCGGCCTGCAGGACTGGCTGGCCGAGAGCGCGCTGGACGACGATGCCACCTGCCTGTTGCGCCGGGTGGTAGACAGCAACGGACGCTCACGCTGCTTTATCAATGGCCGCAGCGTCACCGCGCAGCAGTTGCGCGAGGCAGGCGAGTTTCTGGTTGACATCCACGGCCAGCACGCGCACCAGTCGCTGCTCAAAACGGCCGCCCAGCGTGATCTGCTCGACAGCTACGGCGGCTTGCAGCCCCTGGTGCGGCAAGTTGCCGACGCCTATCGCCACTGGCGCGATCTGCACGACCGGCTCAGCGCGTTGCGTGACAACAGCAGCGGGCTCGACGCCGAGCGCGAGCGCCTGCACTGGCTGGTCACCGATATGGACACGCTGCAATTTACGCAGGCGGGCTGGGACGAGCTGCAGGCTGAACACCGCCGCCTGGCCAATGCCGCCAGCCTGATGGAGGGCGTGGGCCTGGCGCTGGATGTGCTATCTGAAGGAGAAACCGCTGCCGAACAGCAAATCAGCGCGGTGAGCGCGCGGCTGGCGAGCCTGGCGGATTACGATAGTGACCTGCAACCGGCGCGTGAGCTGGTGGAATCCGCAGCGCTGCAGTTACAGGAAGCCACGCACAGCCTGCGCCGCTATCTGGATCACCTGGAAGCCGACCCGGCACGCTTGAATGAGGTCGAGGCACGCATCGAACAGGTGCTCGATACGGCACGCAAATATCGCGTCAAAGCGGAACAATTGCCCGACCTGCTGGCCAGCGCGCAAACCCGGCTCAGCGAACTCGGCGCGACCGCCGACCCGGCGGCGCTGGAACAGGCTGCCCGTGGCGCGCGCGAACAGTGGCTCGCCCACGCAGCTAAACTCAGCACGGAGCGCACCAGGGCCGCCGGCAAACTGGCAGCCAGCGTGAGCCTGTCTATGCAGCAGCTGGCGCTGGCCGGCGGCACATTTGAGATTGGCCTGACGCCCCTGGCCGAGGGCAATGCGCACGGCCTGGAACAGGTCGAGTTCATGGTCGCGCCGCACCCCGGCACAGCGCCTAAAGCCCTGGCCAAGGTGGCCTCGGGCGGCGAGCTGTCGCGCATCAGTCTGGCGCTGCAGACCGCGGTCAGCCAGGTGGCGGGCGTGCCTACCCTGATCTTCGACGAAGTGGACGTGGGCATCGGCGGCGGGGTGGCGGAAATCGTTGGCACGCTGCTCAAAAATCTGGCCGGCAGCCGTCAGGTATTGTGCATCACACACCTGCCGCAGGTGGCCGCGTGTGGCCAGCAGCATCTGCAAGTCAGCAAGGCAGCGCGCGACGGCGGCGTGGTGAGCCACATCACCGCGCTCGATGCGTCCGCACGCGTGGATGAAATCGCCCGCATGCTGGGCGGCGTCACCATCACCGAAACCACACGCAAGCACGCGGCGGAAATGTTGAATAGTTAG
- a CDS encoding outer membrane protein assembly factor BamE — protein MRALILIFAACLGLAGCKSMPSFSVPSLAPYKIDIQQGNYVDRETAAKLKPGMTRAQVRFIMGTPLVTDMFHSGRWDYVYIDNKAGKLVAKRRVAVYFDGDVAQRIVEVMDDGKEVDIKAAPPAAETAPAGVNAPAAAEPADSTVPAPPQPAAGSK, from the coding sequence ATGCGCGCCCTGATCCTGATTTTCGCAGCCTGCCTTGGACTGGCCGGTTGCAAAAGCATGCCGTCCTTCTCCGTGCCGTCGCTGGCACCCTACAAAATCGATATCCAGCAAGGCAACTACGTGGATCGCGAGACCGCAGCCAAGCTCAAGCCCGGCATGACCCGCGCGCAGGTGCGCTTCATCATGGGCACGCCGCTGGTGACGGACATGTTCCACAGCGGACGCTGGGATTATGTCTATATCGATAACAAAGCCGGGAAGCTGGTCGCGAAACGGCGCGTGGCCGTGTATTTTGACGGCGACGTGGCGCAGCGTATTGTCGAGGTGATGGATGACGGCAAGGAAGTCGATATCAAGGCCGCTCCTCCCGCAGCTGAAACCGCGCCCGCCGGGGTGAACGCGCCCGCTGCTGCGGAACCGGCCGACAGTACCGTTCCAGCCCCCCCCCAGCCAGCTGCGGGTAGCAAATGA
- a CDS encoding NAD kinase: MSEIFQTIALVGKYDSPEIGEALLRLADFLRGRGHDVLIARNTAEHIGSAIYPIAELAEIGSRADLAVVLGGDGTMLSIARMLMKDDIPLMGVNQGHLGFLTDVPVEAMFESMAAILDGEYVAEQRLLLNAGIVRDGEEIFAACAFNDVVVSKASSGRLIEFEVFIDGDFVYRQRSDGLIIATPTGSTAYALSAGGPILHPTLEAFVLVPICAHTLSARPIAVNSRSAVELRLIVAGDARVYFDGQRHFDVQVGDRIMVSRAPKTLRLLHPKNYSYYFTLRHKLHWGTQL, from the coding sequence ATGTCTGAAATCTTTCAAACCATCGCCCTGGTGGGCAAATACGACAGTCCGGAAATCGGTGAGGCGCTGTTGCGCCTGGCAGATTTTCTGCGCGGCCGCGGCCATGACGTGTTGATTGCGCGCAACACCGCAGAGCATATCGGCAGCGCCATTTACCCGATTGCCGAGCTGGCCGAGATCGGCTCGCGTGCGGATCTGGCGGTGGTGCTGGGGGGCGACGGCACCATGCTGTCCATCGCGCGCATGCTGATGAAAGACGACATCCCCCTGATGGGGGTCAACCAGGGACATCTGGGTTTCCTCACCGATGTGCCGGTGGAAGCGATGTTCGAAAGCATGGCCGCCATTCTGGATGGCGAGTATGTTGCCGAGCAACGCCTGCTGCTCAATGCCGGTATTGTGCGCGATGGCGAGGAGATTTTCGCCGCCTGCGCCTTCAATGATGTGGTGGTGAGCAAGGCCAGTAGCGGGCGGCTGATTGAATTCGAAGTTTTCATTGACGGCGATTTTGTCTATCGCCAGCGCTCCGACGGCCTGATCATTGCCACGCCCACCGGCTCCACCGCGTATGCCCTGTCAGCAGGCGGACCGATCCTGCACCCTACGCTGGAAGCCTTCGTGCTGGTGCCCATCTGCGCGCATACCCTGTCGGCCAGGCCGATTGCGGTGAATAGCCGGTCTGCAGTTGAGCTGCGCCTGATTGTGGCAGGCGATGCGCGCGTCTATTTTGACGGCCAGCGCCATTTCGATGTGCAGGTCGGCGACCGCATCATGGTCAGTCGTGCACCCAAAACCCTGCGCCTGCTGCATCCCAAAAATTACAGCTACTACTTTACGCTCAGGCATAAGTTGCACTGGGGTACCCAACTCTAA